The following coding sequences are from one Leptolyngbya sp. NIES-3755 window:
- a CDS encoding carbohydrate-selective porin, OprB family (similar to AA sequence:cyanobase_aa:LBDG_17810) has product MKPVSFTCFVAIATSAAVLAPLSLRAAELPISNPQTALAPKLEDNSLKQVTKQESTIAQVTPTSIAPANPQPANNNEQVTSVSQLSDVRPTDWAFQALQSLVERYGCIAGYPDRTYRGNRALTRFEFAAGLNACLDRVNELIAASTADLVRKEDLATLQKLQADFATELATIRGRVDALEARTTTLERQQFSTTTKLQGEVVLGATSVISGDNAVTSTEAQRNPTFAYRVRLNLNTSFTGRDLLTTRLQANNIVPLGQTTQDPTSPTGVRGLGVLGTNMGRVEFDGDSGGAVGLALLRYRFPLSDSTDVYIAGTGNGFVDLDASSQLNPFFDGGAVSLFALRNPIYNYSFGAGVGIRQRLGTSAEINLGYLTPTANNPANRNGLFNGQYGALAQLIVNLSPSSRIGFTYINAYAPFGADLQPDDPFNLSATGSNLANSNFGSPVSINAYGISGTFQVSPKFALGGWVGYANHNYIGQGRGDVWNWAVTLAFPDLFKQGNLGGLFIGQEPRLARSDLGARDRDSSLHLEAFYRYRINDNIAITPGVIWITNPDYNAANQDAVIGVIRTVFAF; this is encoded by the coding sequence ATGAAACCTGTTTCATTTACCTGCTTTGTTGCAATTGCGACGAGCGCTGCTGTGCTTGCTCCTCTGAGTCTCCGCGCTGCTGAATTGCCAATCTCTAATCCTCAAACTGCTTTAGCTCCGAAACTTGAAGACAACTCGTTAAAGCAAGTAACGAAACAAGAAAGTACGATCGCTCAAGTGACTCCAACCTCGATCGCGCCTGCAAATCCACAACCTGCAAATAATAATGAACAGGTTACTTCAGTATCTCAGCTTTCTGATGTTCGTCCGACAGATTGGGCTTTTCAGGCTTTGCAATCTCTGGTGGAACGCTATGGTTGTATTGCGGGATATCCCGATCGAACCTATCGGGGGAATCGGGCATTAACGCGGTTTGAATTTGCAGCGGGACTGAATGCTTGTCTCGATCGAGTCAACGAACTCATCGCAGCTTCTACAGCAGATTTAGTGAGAAAAGAAGACTTAGCAACGTTGCAAAAGCTACAAGCGGACTTTGCGACTGAGCTTGCAACGATTCGGGGTCGCGTCGATGCTTTGGAAGCTCGAACTACGACTTTGGAACGTCAGCAATTCTCTACGACTACGAAACTGCAAGGGGAGGTCGTTCTAGGGGCAACCAGTGTGATTAGTGGTGATAATGCTGTCACCAGTACCGAAGCTCAACGCAATCCGACCTTTGCTTATCGGGTGCGACTGAATTTGAATACGAGCTTTACAGGTCGGGACTTGTTAACGACTCGACTTCAAGCCAATAACATTGTACCGCTTGGACAAACGACACAAGATCCGACCAGTCCAACCGGAGTTCGGGGCTTGGGTGTACTGGGAACAAACATGGGACGGGTTGAATTTGATGGAGATAGTGGAGGAGCCGTTGGATTGGCACTGTTACGCTATCGATTCCCGCTCTCTGATAGCACCGATGTGTATATTGCAGGAACTGGAAACGGCTTTGTGGACTTGGATGCGTCTTCACAGTTGAACCCGTTCTTTGATGGGGGTGCAGTGTCTCTGTTTGCGCTGCGGAATCCAATTTATAACTATTCGTTTGGGGCAGGGGTTGGAATTCGCCAGAGATTAGGAACATCGGCGGAGATTAATTTAGGTTACTTAACACCAACAGCGAACAATCCAGCGAATCGAAATGGATTGTTTAATGGTCAGTATGGGGCGTTAGCACAGTTGATTGTAAATTTGAGTCCATCTTCACGAATTGGCTTTACCTACATCAATGCTTACGCTCCATTTGGTGCAGACCTTCAGCCTGATGATCCGTTTAACCTGAGTGCAACAGGTAGTAACTTGGCAAATAGTAACTTTGGTAGTCCGGTTAGCATTAATGCGTATGGAATTTCTGGAACATTCCAGGTTTCTCCAAAGTTTGCGCTGGGTGGCTGGGTTGGCTATGCGAACCATAACTATATTGGTCAGGGTCGCGGCGATGTTTGGAACTGGGCGGTGACGCTGGCGTTCCCAGATTTGTTTAAGCAAGGAAACTTGGGTGGATTGTTTATCGGACAAGAACCAAGGCTGGCTCGTAGTGATTTGGGTGCTCGCGATCGCGATAGTTCGTTGCATTTGGAAGCGTTTTATCGCTATCGCATCAACGATAATATTGCGATTACGCCAGGAGTCATTTGGATCACGAATCCTGATTACAATGCTGCCAATCAAGATGCAGTGATTGGGGTGATCAGAACGGTGTTTGCGTTCTAG
- a CDS encoding hypothetical protein (conserved hypothetical protein;~similar to AA sequence:cyanobase_aa:LBDG_17940) has translation MTNRLIHAQSLYLRKHAENPIEWWAWGEDAIEQARRENKIIFLSVGYSSCHWCTVMEGEAFSDPEIAQYLNENYLPIKVDREERPDLDSIYMQALQMMTGQGGWPLNIFLTPDDLVPFYGGTYFPIDEKYGKPGFLHVLRTLRQLYDSDRARLEGVKAEILTNLQNSVLLPSQTLSQERLKEGLEYSTGIISAEMPGTRFPMIPYSDAALHAVRFGFDRYNAREATTARGLNLALGGIFDHVAGGFHRYTVDSAWTVPHFEKMLYDNGLIVEYLANLWASGVQEPAFERAIDKTVQWLKREMTAPEGYFYAAQDADSFSTPEDAEPEEGAFYVWTYEELQNTLTSEELIELSEQFSIETRGNFEGKIVLQRKQSGQLSETVESSLSKLFELRYGSIDETFPPARNADEARSIAWTGRIPAVTDTKMIVAWNSLMISGLARSYAVFRDLEALELASQAATFILQNQWINQRFHRINYDGKVEVLAQSEDFAFFIKTLLDLHQVTRSIQSDAPENQIDWLAEAIRIQAEFDQYLWSDTLSGYYNTATDASRDLLIRERSYVDNATPSANGIAIANLVRLSLLTENLDYFDRAEQTLQAFASVMEQSPSACPTLFTALDWFRNQTLIRSTIEQIAILETQYLPTAAFMVMEQLPENAIALVCQGLSCKEPARTPEQFAQQIQQSQIRNR, from the coding sequence ATGACAAATCGTTTAATTCACGCTCAAAGTCTTTACCTGCGGAAACATGCTGAGAACCCGATCGAGTGGTGGGCATGGGGCGAAGATGCGATCGAGCAAGCGAGACGAGAAAATAAAATTATTTTTCTATCAGTCGGTTACTCTTCGTGCCACTGGTGTACGGTGATGGAAGGAGAGGCATTTTCTGATCCAGAAATTGCTCAGTATTTGAATGAGAACTATTTGCCGATCAAGGTTGATCGAGAAGAACGTCCGGATCTCGATAGCATCTACATGCAGGCGCTTCAGATGATGACGGGACAAGGGGGATGGCCCTTGAACATTTTTTTAACTCCAGATGATTTAGTTCCGTTTTATGGTGGCACTTACTTTCCGATCGATGAGAAGTATGGAAAGCCTGGATTTTTGCATGTCTTACGAACATTGCGACAGTTGTATGACAGCGATCGTGCTCGGTTAGAGGGAGTCAAAGCTGAGATTTTGACGAACTTACAAAACTCAGTGTTGTTACCATCGCAAACATTGAGTCAGGAACGATTAAAAGAGGGTTTGGAATACAGCACAGGAATCATTTCAGCAGAGATGCCTGGAACTCGATTTCCAATGATTCCATACTCAGATGCGGCACTACACGCAGTGCGATTTGGATTCGATCGATATAATGCTCGTGAAGCGACAACCGCAAGAGGATTGAATTTAGCACTCGGTGGAATCTTTGATCATGTTGCAGGTGGATTTCATCGCTACACAGTAGATTCGGCTTGGACAGTGCCACACTTTGAAAAGATGCTGTATGACAATGGATTGATTGTTGAGTATCTTGCGAATTTGTGGGCATCGGGAGTTCAGGAACCCGCGTTTGAGAGAGCGATCGACAAAACCGTTCAATGGCTCAAACGCGAAATGACTGCACCAGAAGGATACTTCTACGCGGCTCAAGATGCGGATAGTTTCTCTACTCCAGAAGATGCTGAACCCGAAGAAGGCGCATTCTATGTTTGGACCTATGAGGAACTACAGAATACGTTGACTTCAGAGGAATTGATCGAACTATCCGAGCAGTTTTCAATTGAGACTAGAGGCAACTTTGAAGGCAAGATTGTACTTCAGCGTAAACAATCCGGTCAGCTTTCAGAAACCGTTGAATCTTCCCTTAGTAAACTATTTGAACTAAGATATGGTTCCATTGATGAAACTTTTCCACCTGCTCGAAATGCGGATGAAGCTCGATCGATAGCTTGGACAGGTCGAATTCCAGCCGTCACCGATACGAAAATGATTGTAGCTTGGAATAGTTTGATGATTTCAGGACTTGCTCGATCGTATGCGGTTTTCCGAGATTTGGAAGCGTTAGAACTTGCGAGTCAAGCCGCAACATTTATCTTACAAAACCAGTGGATCAATCAGCGGTTTCATCGAATTAACTACGATGGCAAAGTTGAAGTATTGGCTCAATCTGAAGACTTTGCTTTCTTTATCAAAACCTTGTTAGATTTGCATCAAGTCACTCGTAGTATCCAATCAGATGCACCAGAAAATCAGATTGATTGGTTAGCAGAAGCGATTCGGATTCAAGCTGAGTTTGATCAGTATCTTTGGAGTGATACTTTAAGTGGTTATTACAATACTGCGACTGATGCGAGTCGAGATTTATTGATTCGAGAGCGGAGCTATGTGGATAATGCAACACCGTCTGCCAATGGAATTGCGATCGCGAATCTTGTTCGATTGTCATTGTTAACTGAGAACTTAGATTACTTCGATCGAGCAGAACAAACTTTGCAAGCGTTCGCATCGGTGATGGAACAATCCCCATCTGCTTGTCCCACATTGTTTACGGCTTTAGATTGGTTCCGTAACCAGACATTAATTCGGAGTACGATCGAGCAAATTGCAATTCTAGAAACACAATATTTGCCAACAGCGGCGTTTATGGTGATGGAACAGTTGCCAGAAAATGCGATCGCGCTTGTGTGTCAGGGTCTAAGCTGTAAAGAACCTGCACGAACTCCAGAACAATTCGCGCAACAAATTCAACAGAGTCAAATCCGCAATCGATGA
- a CDS encoding hypothetical protein (hypothetical protein Aazo_3959;~similar to AA sequence:cyanobase_aa:LBDG_35260) — MKSALLAFLVLTTATPAIALPPPEDQPEEVARTEIITEARSPLDNEPLNAAEYTALQEQLREGQPVNPRDQVSPELRRTIGLLRLRRFIKRVFPFIPLR; from the coding sequence ATGAAATCAGCACTTTTAGCTTTTCTAGTTCTGACAACAGCGACACCCGCGATCGCACTTCCACCACCAGAAGATCAGCCTGAAGAAGTGGCTCGAACTGAGATCATTACTGAAGCTCGATCGCCGTTAGATAACGAGCCTTTGAATGCAGCCGAGTACACAGCCCTTCAGGAGCAACTTCGTGAAGGTCAGCCTGTGAATCCGCGTGATCAAGTTTCACCCGAATTGAGAAGAACGATCGGGCTATTGCGTCTCCGAAGATTCATTAAAAGAGTATTTCCATTTATTCCTCTTCGATAG
- a CDS encoding putative methyltransferase (similar to AA sequence:cyanobase_aa:LBDG_35270): protein MSLRIYGNRPIKTLPGQETRPTLARVREAVFNIWQSSIEQCRWLDLCTGSGSMGAEALCRGASLVVGIEQSVAACRIIEQNWKQVAKPQQSYQVLRGDVVKRLEKLSGQQFDRIYFDPPYDSDLYVPVLNTIASLNLLAPDGEFAVEHRPSSRLPEIPLSIVREKRYGNTALTFYQVL from the coding sequence ATGAGCCTCCGAATCTACGGCAATCGACCGATTAAAACCCTTCCAGGACAAGAAACTCGACCCACTCTAGCGCGAGTTCGTGAAGCTGTGTTCAACATCTGGCAAAGCTCGATCGAACAGTGTCGCTGGCTAGATCTTTGTACTGGGAGTGGTTCGATGGGAGCCGAAGCGCTCTGCCGGGGAGCTTCACTTGTTGTCGGAATTGAACAATCGGTCGCTGCTTGCCGAATTATCGAACAGAACTGGAAACAAGTTGCCAAACCACAACAGTCTTATCAAGTATTAAGGGGCGATGTCGTAAAACGATTGGAAAAACTTTCTGGGCAACAGTTCGATCGCATTTATTTCGATCCACCGTATGACAGTGATTTGTATGTTCCCGTGTTGAATACGATCGCGTCTCTCAATCTACTAGCTCCCGATGGCGAATTTGCTGTCGAACATCGTCCCAGTTCCAGATTGCCTGAAATTCCTTTATCGATCGTTCGTGAAAAACGCTACGGTAACACTGCTCTCACGTTCTATCAAGTTCTATGA
- a CDS encoding imidazole glycerol phosphate synthase, glutamine amidotransferase subunit (similar to AA sequence:cyanobase_aa:LBDG_35280) encodes MPTIAVVDYDMGNLHSACKGLDNAGATTLVTDSAKEIEQADAVVLPGVGAFDPAVQHLRSRDLVQPIKDAIDSGKPFLGICLGLQILFESSEEGTEPGLGVVPGTVKRFQPEPGLTIPHMGWNQLEFTQPDCSLWQNLGTDPWVYFVHSYYVEPTDPSIRAATITHGTQTVTAAIARQNLMAVQFHPEKSSTAGLQLLSNFVQLVNQRQLTNV; translated from the coding sequence ATGCCAACGATCGCTGTTGTCGATTATGACATGGGGAATTTGCACTCTGCTTGTAAGGGACTCGACAATGCAGGCGCGACCACCCTTGTAACCGATTCGGCAAAGGAAATTGAGCAAGCGGATGCCGTCGTTCTTCCCGGTGTAGGAGCATTCGATCCAGCGGTTCAGCATTTGCGATCGCGGGATTTAGTCCAACCGATCAAAGATGCGATCGACAGTGGCAAGCCTTTTCTCGGTATTTGTCTAGGCTTACAAATTCTGTTTGAATCGAGCGAAGAAGGAACTGAACCCGGTTTGGGCGTTGTTCCGGGAACAGTAAAACGCTTTCAGCCTGAACCTGGATTGACCATTCCGCACATGGGTTGGAATCAACTCGAATTCACTCAGCCTGATTGTTCGCTCTGGCAAAATTTAGGAACTGATCCTTGGGTGTATTTCGTCCATTCCTACTATGTTGAGCCAACTGATCCAAGCATTCGAGCAGCAACAATTACACACGGCACACAGACCGTTACAGCCGCGATCGCACGTCAAAACCTGATGGCAGTCCAATTCCACCCAGAGAAGTCTTCAACGGCGGGATTACAGCTTTTATCAAATTTTGTTCAGTTGGTGAACCAACGCCAGTTAACGAATGTTTGA
- a CDS encoding peptidase C15 pyroglutamyl peptidase I (similar to AA sequence:cyanobase_aa:LBDG_35290), whose translation MAESRQKLSLESNGKFQSEILRSGFDLNQLMESTTTTEISHDAGNFVCNYLYYQVLKHCDQQCLFVHVPVLTSENQAAIVQDFLSILEQVTKYK comes from the coding sequence ATGGCAGAATCGCGGCAGAAATTGTCGCTCGAATCAAATGGGAAATTTCAGAGCGAGATTCTGCGATCGGGTTTTGATCTTAATCAATTAATGGAATCGACAACGACCACAGAAATTAGTCACGATGCAGGGAATTTTGTGTGTAACTATCTTTACTACCAAGTTCTCAAGCATTGTGATCAGCAGTGTCTATTCGTTCATGTTCCAGTGTTAACTTCAGAGAATCAAGCCGCGATCGTTCAGGACTTTCTGAGCATTTTAGA